One Cryptomeria japonica chromosome 9, Sugi_1.0, whole genome shotgun sequence genomic window carries:
- the LOC131858206 gene encoding uncharacterized protein LOC131858206, with protein sequence MQPINDPEKEDKIQSFGKPRRDEVIGIHKDHKVEEDAIMGQLLGDSKDSPCIMASYPLVDDYRVDKASVGSAIFEAHKGGILIPSYLQGMTALGGSGFPCFVHMIALEEHLMILYVAYGIEELITKTKRSPNEKILQFDNVWFVMSPTPWSWLELENRTAMEIEAWIRLWAAKAAKRT encoded by the exons ATGCAG CCTATAAATGATCCTGAAAAGGAAGACAAAATTCAGTCATTTGGGAAGCCTAGGAGGGATGAAGTCATTGGTATTCATAAGGACCACAAAGTTGAAGAAGACGCAATCATGGGTCAGCTACTTGGGGATTCAAAGGACTCTCCATGCATTATGGCATCATATCCATTGGTTGACGACTATAGGGTTGATAAAGCATCTGTTGGATCAGCTATATTTGAAGCACATAAAGGGGGGATCCTAATTCCCAGCTACTTGCAAGGCATGACAGCTCTTGGTGGGAGTGGTTTTCCTTGTTTTGTGCACATGATTGCATTGGAAGAACACTTGATGATATTATATGTAGCATATGGCATTGAAGAGCTGATTACGAAGACTAAAAGATCGCCAAATGAGAAGATTCTACAATTTGACAATGTATGGTTTGTCATGAGCCCTACACCATGGAGCTGGTTGGAGTTAGAAAACAGAACAGCTATGGAGATAGAGGCATGGATCAGATTATGGGCAGCTAAGGCAGCTAAGAGGACGTGA